The window cTTTCTTATACAGTGCATTTTCACCCTGCAGTGTGCCTCAGCTCAAGTTATGATATCACAAGATAATTGGCATTTTACTGCTAGTTACCAGTACTCTAATATGCTGACTAATTTCGAAGCATAAATTTTTAAATCAAATGAATATACCTTTCGGCATTActtcaacaacaacaaaattacTGCAGAATTGTTTAGTACACTGCCAGCCTTCTTACTCGCTAAGAGGTTTATTCGATACAATTTATACTAGAATCATGTTTATGAGAACAAAATGACATATATGATGCATTGCACAGTCAAAAATTTAAATGAATGAGATTGCAGCAAACATATCTGTTATGTAGTTATGCAATTCCTGATGGCATTTAAGAAATTCATCTTCCAGTATGCATTAACCCATATGCGAAAACACATATATCCAGGCATAAGAATAAAGTCACATACCACGGTAAAAGTAAATGCTTCTTCTGGGAAAAGGCATTTTCCAGTTGTGACCTCAGGTTCTGTGATAGAAGTCACCCCATCCTTGTCAAGTTTTGAAGTGTCAGGATCATGATCAGAAGGGCTTTCAACAAACTTTGATGGTGAGAACATTATTAGTGATCTGCGGGCTGAATTGGTAGATCGTGGTTCAGAGCCAGGTCTAGTTGAGGTTTCATGTTTCGCAACTGGAGTGGGCAATGGCCTTTTTGGTGTCTGCATTGCCGGTGTTTCAGCCATCGATGGTGAATTTGAGATGCCTTGCTTTGGTGTACTGTTTTCACAGAAAGAGATCGAACGGCGGCTTGGAGTATCAGAAATATTGGTACTGACTGGAACCGAGACATGCTTGTTAGAGCTTCTATCTGGACCTCCGGTATCATCAGCACCCAGGGAGGCCACTTCTACTGGATCAGAAAGTAGTCGAGTCTTTTCAGTAACTTTAGTAATACTCTTCTGGGACATaagtttttgaaaagattgtGGGAAGTGAGAAGCATTTGAAAATCCATTTTCCGAGGAAAATTCAAGAACTCCTTCAGCAGAATGGCCATTATGCAGTGCATCAAGATATAGCTCCTCCCTTAAATTAAAGGGTTCTGGTAGTGTGGCCTCAGGAATATCGATATCCTGCATACATAAAAATTCCAACAAGAATGCTAAGAAAATTATCATGACCATAAAAAGGGTTATTAGAGAAGAAAAATAAGGAACTAGAGTTGAGAGGCTTGGGGGTGCTCCAAGCATGTTACAGGACATGTCATACAGCGAAAACTATTAAAGATGAAAAATAAGGAACTGCGGTTCAGAGGTCTTGAGGTGCTCCAAGCAAGTTACAGGACATGTCATACAGCGAAAACTATTAGAGATAAAAATAAGGAACCAAGTAAGTTTGAGGATGAAACAGACGATGAAGCTGTTGGGAACTGCGATTGAGAGGTCTTGAGGTGCTCCAAGCAAGTTACAGAGTGTGTCATACAAAAACAAAGGAAAACTAGCAGTTGAACTAAGTTTAGTACCTTATGATGAGATCCCAAGAAGCATAAAAGCTTTGAGCGAAAAGCCTCACAAATTGCAATGGCTGGAGACTCTTGAGGATTACTACATTCCACAGCGTCCTTCAGAAGTGTAATTTCCATGTCAGCATACATGCATAGGCTTTTCAGATCATGCAAGAGTATCCTATTTATCTGGATTGCTTCTGGGAATAAATGCTTCATCTGGGCCAAATGAGAGTACAAGAACTTTCTGCAATGAAGAACAAACGTATCAGACTCCAATATATGGATAATGATTTACAGACAGACATTTCTCGTTGTCATTAATACCTCTTAGTGAGTACTTCCACCTGGGTTGCAATGTTGGTAAATGTAGTCATCTTCTTCCTCAGGCGCAGCAACCTCATAGAACTCTCCATCCGGTTGAAAAGAGTAAGCAAATTCTTGTGTCTGACATTGTTAGAAAAAGAACGATGGACAATCAAGGCTAGGCAGCAAAAGGATGCATCATATATGAGATGAAAATAGAAAAATGTCTCACTTCTCAAGAAGTTCATTTGAAACTGGTGATTGGCTGCCATCAGGCAAAGCAAATTCATTATCATCTTCATCGTCTGTTTCATCCTCATTTCCCAACAGCTTCTCAGCTAATCTGTCCTTGTACCTCTCTGAAAGTAAATTAGTTTCCAATGAGCTGACAACAATCTCCTCCCTTCCAGACTCAGGCTTCTCTGGAGTTGGTGATTCAGTTCTTCTCCCAGAATCATCCATATCAGGTTTCATCTTCTGCATAGTTGCAGGGCTAGTTGAATTGCTATCATTATGCATTTGATTAAGTCCTTTTTCGAGGTCAACTTGAACACTTTTCCCCTCGACCATTCTCAGCTCCAAGCACTACAATAATCGACTAATGATGTATTAGACATCTTTCTTACAGTAATGTGTTCTAAAATCAAACAGAGCACAAATGGGGCTTGCATACAAGTACATCGGTAAGTTGCAATAAAAGGTAGAGTAT is drawn from Aegilops tauschii subsp. strangulata cultivar AL8/78 chromosome 1, Aet v6.0, whole genome shotgun sequence and contains these coding sequences:
- the LOC109768960 gene encoding CDT1-like protein a, chloroplastic, with amino-acid sequence MVEGKSVQVDLEKGLNQMHNDSNSTSPATMQKMKPDMDDSGRRTESPTPEKPESGREEIVVSSLETNLLSERYKDRLAEKLLGNEDETDDEDDNEFALPDGSQSPVSNELLEKHKNLLTLFNRMESSMRLLRLRKKMTTFTNIATQVEVLTKRKFLYSHLAQMKHLFPEAIQINRILLHDLKSLCMYADMEITLLKDAVECSNPQESPAIAICEAFRSKLLCFLGSHHKDIDIPEATLPEPFNLREELYLDALHNGHSAEGVLEFSSENGFSNASHFPQSFQKLMSQKSITKVTEKTRLLSDPVEVASLGADDTGGPDRSSNKHVSVPVSTNISDTPSRRSISFCENSTPKQGISNSPSMAETPAMQTPKRPLPTPVAKHETSTRPGSEPRSTNSARRSLIMFSPSKFVESPSDHDPDTSKLDKDGVTSITEPEVTTGKCLFPEEAFTFTVENDNKTNQVSSMNSQEKLDSLRVTFDIVCGISGSTKNSLITKQELFHNILANNLEIEETGEIEEQLHILEDLSPDWISKELRGGEILYSIKQIPDQKSVRERLTEVI